GTTGATAAAAAGTTGATCTTTTATATGTATGTGATATGGTAATGATTGATCGTAAATTGTTGTTGTTCAATCGTGTTAGTTGTTGTTGGTGCTATATTTGCTTTACATACTGGAGTTTTTGATATGTTTGCTCAAGCCGAAGGTTTATCCGCAACTGTCTCTCTACCTTCACAGTGTAGTGCTATGGTTGTGTATACATTAGGTTTGActgaccccacttgtgggattatactgcctatgttgttgttgtgatgTGGTAATGATTGATCTAAATGTTGGGTAATGTGCAGGTTGTAATCGAATTGATAGTTAGTTTAGTGTTATGCTTGTGGGCTGCAATGGCTGCCCCTGGAAATTTCAAGTCAATCCATCCTCAATCTGAGGAAAACAGGTACTTAATTCACTCTTTTAAATTGGGattcttgtatttttattgtttttctttgttttgcaataatagaaatttttggagttctaGGGACTTGTAGGAATATAGATCATTGGTGCAAATCCACAGTTATGGGAACATCTATTCTCACTGTCTCACGGTGGTCAATGTTCACTTGCTCATATCCTCCATGcgttatatttttatatatttttttcttcttaagcACTCACAAAGGGCTTCTTCTGGCACTATatcattttctttctctaagTTAATGAATAACTAGGGCTTACCTCGTGGATGAAGTGCCCCTCAGCTAGTTAGGGGTAAGGCTAGGGCAATGAATATCATGTGGAAATCCTCTTTCCtcttccaatttattttcatcgattttgttatttgttttagCAAAAATATAACCTCTATAAAATATAACCTAAATGTCTACTTTATCATTCTTTTCTCGAAGTTCAGACAACGTTGAATATCACTTTCAtttttatgtatcagaactaAGATGTTCTATCTCTACTTGTTTCGCGTCTTTCTTTTTTATGTTGCACTACTTCAAACAAAATTTCGTAGCTTGGTGAGTTATACTATTCCGACTTCTTTAAGGCACTTTCAAACCTCCTTAAGGATAACTTTACTTCAATGGACACAATGCTTAGAGTGAGTTAATGTTTCTTTTGGTCATGGATGTGAATCTTTAAAGTTATCCTTGATTTCTCCATCTTTCTTTGATCTCACTACCAGAAAAATCTAACTACCTCATGTTGCAACTTTTTTAGTATCGTCTTTACCCCTCATCCTTCTTAGTTGTGCTAGCTTATAcatttctttctctctttttagTGTTTATGGCTTTTAGTACAAGCCGTCTAAAGACTTATCACAGGCTTTGCTAGTCTCCTTCTTATCTTATTTTCACTCTCTTATTTTCTTCAAAGGATTTTCCTCCTTCCATTGttgataattttctttttattaaataGCCTTGCCCTGTACCATTCCTGCATCAGAGTTACTGTGGTTAATGTCTTAGACTTTTAGATATAGCTAGATGTTACATTCCAATGTAACTTCTCATTTTTCCACTGGATAACTGTGTTAGCTTCTAACTCTGATGCTCCCTTCTTTAAGCACTTGTCTCTAAATGTGCTTTGGTTTGACTGTTTAGTATCCACCACAGAATCCTTGTGCTTGCAGCTCTTCTTTTTGAGTCATAGTTTTCCAATGTGTTTTTTCCGTTCCTACTTATATCTACCCCGGAATACCACAAACTATGACTTCTGTTGTTTATCCCTCGACCTTTTTTCCCTGCCCACTTAGCTTAGTTCAGCTAGCCCTAGACAGATCACATCTCATTAGAAAGACAtgcattttctttttcatttaggATCTTTCTTATTTACCTGGTCTCTTTCTGGATACATATTAGTAAAAGTTTCTATGTGCTTTTCGTGATTTCACTTGATTTGAGTTACATCACCGTCCTATCACATTCTAGGTAACAGATTAGATTGTGGGTATCTTTTTAGGGCATTTACTCAAGTAGAAAAGGCAAAGTTCAGTTGATAGGTCCCTGGCAAGCAAGTACACCTGGtttctgttgtatattttgTTGCTAAAGCTCATTTAAAGAAAACACTGTGTGAAAGCACATTCGTTGTTCTGGTGTTTTAACTTCAAGTATGGTGAGAATTGGTAGCAGAAGTCAGTTCATTTGGTCTTATTGTATATGCGATGTCCTTTTTTGAATATCTTATGTTTCTCTACAATGCAGGGTGGTCGCTTTGCCTGCCAATctggattttatgatcttcaatcACCGTGGAAAAATATTTCCTCTGGAAACCGAGTTGAAGTTGAAGTGATGGTCTGGACTAATTTAGCATTCATGAACTCAGCTTCTATCCTTCAGACCAGCTCCATCTTTCGCAACTGTTCTTGGAGAGGATTGTTTTAGACAGTTTTCCTATTACACTAATTCGATTACTTGAGCAGCACTAGCCGACCTGTGGAATGTTAATTGTTAAAAAGCAGACGGAAAAAAAGATAGTTTCTGCacatttatatttttgcatGCTAAGACTCTAATTTTCAGAACATATCTCATAGTATCTATTATCATTTATTATCTATCTGTGGAAACATGAACTTGGTCtttgaaaaagaattttttgcAGTACAACTCTGAAATTTCTGTTTAGACATCTCTAATGAAGGATATGTATGACCCTACTTGTGGGATCTGGGGAGAGTGGTGTGTATGCAGGATATGTAGGGCatctatttttcataatttcaaTTTTGTGCCTTATTTTGGTTGAATGAACCAAATAGTATGTTTCTCCCTGATTTTGTCATGCAAAAGCAATCCATATAAACTGAAATTTTTGATCATAACTAGCATGGTCTATTATCCATGGTGAGATCTTTGAGCTTCAAAGACTTAATTTGATGAGAAGAGAAAACATGCATTACTGCAGAATACATTCACTCAAAAGTCATAGCTTAATTACAATGCAAGATTATGCAAGTAGAAAATGAAGCAGTTTACTGGAGTATACAGTTACAAAGAACCCATTATACAAAATCTTTTAGCATGATGGCATAACCAACAAGAAAATCTATTAATGGAAGAATGCATTGAAAAAAACTTCCAAGTTGGCTCCATTTGCAACTTGCACACACCTAAACTACAATGTGTTTGTATTACCTCCCGacttaattcttcttctaacaCAAAATCAACAGCAGAAGTAACTGAGAGCACGCCAGAGATCCGAGATATAGACATATATAGTGGAAGTAGCCAACAAGAAACTATACAAAGCAAATAAGTAACAAAGGGTACCCCACTCCTACTTGGAGCAATAACTGTGTAGCTTTTTTGTCTTATGAAACAATAGAAAAACTACCTTGAGCATACCTTACCTATGAATGAAACAAGTTACAACACCACAAGGTTCTAAGAGAACTCCAAAAACTGCTAATCTGGACAATAAAGCAGCTAGAAATTGATAACAAGATGTTTAAAGAAACCACATGTTCTTGCTCACGAGTACTGAATGGCAGTGACCATACATTCATAAGAATATCCTTTACACAGAATTCAAACAAACAACACTATTGTCTTTCCTTCACCAACTAAAGATACAATTTCCACCACAGATCATTATACATTTAATTTGGGTTTCATTTTAATCAATATAACAGATTCCCAATCCAAGGAATATAAGCACCTAGCAGATTGTTACTTATCATGATGATGTCAAACAAATGGCTGATGTTAGATCAGTGGTAAGTGGTGGCAAGTCATCAAAGAAGGAACTAAATATCACTGAATCAGCGAGAACTGCGATCACAATGTACACAAGGAGAAAAATTGGTATTGATAGTGAGTAGAAGAAGCAAGACACTACCACAAGCAGCATTGCAAATTGCACTCACGTTTTTTCATTACATCTTCGACTAAGAATGTGAAGGAATATCATCTAAAAGCACAAGGTTGGTATAATAAAGTTGTATCATCGTTGCTGCCAAGATTTGAACATCAAATGAGTCAAGTATTAGCTTTGCACTGAAGTTACAAAATAATTGAATCACAGAGAATAGATTTGAAATCTCATTTAAGAAAAAAGAGGACAGATTTGAAATGATTCATCTGACATCAGGGAAGCTAAAATGAAGTCCTAAGCAAAAAAGACCACCTTCAAGTTTGACTCCTTGGCTATGTACAAGGCATATTGCAGACAGGACATTGCAAGAACTTGAATTATAGCTTGGCTTGTTTACTATTTTATCTTATAGATATTGACATATAAGATACTCATACAGCTTGAATCTACTTTGAGACCCTGAGTTACCACACTCACAATAACTACCACCGATTGTATGAAACGAACAAAAAGAATGTATAGGGGCGCAATTCAGTCCTTTTCCTAGTTAAgagaaaacaacaacaaatacaatTTACATTTCTCATCAATTTCATGCTTCATCCATCAACCCCACTTTCAAACTTCTGCATTAAAGACTGAATAATGAAAATTTCACAGCCACCGAAAGCAAATAGATGCATGATCAACATCACCGTCATTCAAAAACTTGTGTTCCTACTCTATTTCCTCCTTTTCATTTGTGTAAATTGTTTCTTTGTGTGTGTCTGTGGGGGGCGGGGCAGGGGGGGGGAGTATATAGAAGGAGAAACTTCATttgcaaaagaaaaaagattctCACTGAGATAGATTAATTGGAGAATGAACAATGACTAACCTCGCTCGAAAAAATGTTCTACATTACTACATCTCAACATCCAAACAGACTCTGTGACATCCACAGAAGAATTACAGTATGAGTGACTTTTACCTAAACCTAATCAATTGCTGCTGTTT
This DNA window, taken from Solanum dulcamara chromosome 3, daSolDulc1.2, whole genome shotgun sequence, encodes the following:
- the LOC129882024 gene encoding membrane magnesium transporter — translated: MGAGFLVGVIGVLILSHATYSTIQYRGLLKITEEEFSGPPIDVVIELIVSLVLCLWAAMAAPGNFKSIHPQSEENRVVALPANLDFMIFNHRGKIFPLETELKLK